In Danio rerio strain Tuebingen ecotype United States chromosome 18, GRCz12tu, whole genome shotgun sequence, the genomic window ACTTCgcttttttaattgctttttatttagcaaagcTGCATTCCTAACACCTCACTGGGTAACTTTTCACAAAAGGCCAGTTGTCTGTTTAAAGTGAAGTCTGTTTGTAgattcaacaaaaaaaactatGCAAAGAAACCACACAATTATAAAGTACtccattattttatgttcagAATTGCTATTCATGTAGAGAATTATAATTATGTGCCTATTACTCGACCTATTCACTAGGGAAAACCTTCTTTAATAATGGGCAGATATTCACAATGCACAAGGGCGCTGTATATAACAGATATTTCTGAGCCGTTTCTCAGTCATGAAAAACTTTAACATTTTGTTATTTTGCTCTCTGCTCTATGTACAAACAAGCTCAATGTGCCAGCTGCTTAGAACATTTGAAATGCCTAACATTTTTAAAGTAGGGGACATTATGATTGGGGGAATTTTCCCCATTTtcaataaacaagaaaatataaTTGGCTCTTTTGAGAGAAACATGCAAAGGATTAAGTGCACGGGGTAAGTTGTGAATTGATTCAAACATGGAATCATTGGCAATGTTAAGAGCATTATTTTTCTTCTCGTATTTACTGCACAGATTTGACCTACGTGCATTTCGTTGGATTCAGTCAATGATGTTTGCAGtggatgaaataaataaaaatgaggaGTTGCTTCCTCACATTTCTTTGGGCTATAAAATAATGGATTCTTGTGCTTCACCCACGAACGTTTTACGAGCAGTATTCTCACTGGTAAGTGAGCAGAAGGAGCAGGAATTTACATCTCAGTGTCACCTTCCACTTACAGCTCTTGTTGCTGAATCAGGATCTTCACAGTCTTTAGCTGTTGCCGGAATGCTTGGACCATTTAGAGTGCCCATGGTAATGTCAATCATTCTCGCagcacacttgcattggtgttcCTGAAAATGAAATCAGTTCATTTCATAATTTATGCTTCCTGTTTGCAATAACTTTTAGGTAAGTTATTTTTCAACATGTGCGTGTCTCAGTGATAGAAAAAAATATCCATCATTTTTCCGCACAATTCCAAGTGACTTCTACCAAGCAAAAGCTTTGGCCTCTCTGGTAAAACAGTTTGGATGGACTTGGATTGGAGCTTTGCAGTCTGACAATGATTATGGGAGAAATGGAATTTCAGCTTTCACAAAGGAAGTGGAAAAAATGGGAGTTTGCATTGCATTTGTCGGCACTATATTAAGAACATATCCCCAAAGTAAAATCACTGAAGTGGTAGAAATGATCAAAGAATCGACAGTAAAAGTCATCCTGGCATTCGTGCCAGAGGGAGATCTCTATCCTCTAATGAAAGAAGTTGTGAACCGGAATATCACAGGAATCCAGTGGATTGCAAGTGAAGCCTGGGTAACAGCAGCAAGACCATCTACCCCTGAAATGTTCAAGTCATTTGGAGGCACCGTAGGATTTGTGGTCAGAAAGATGGCTATGTTAAAACTAAGACCTTACCTGGAAAACATCAGTCCCTACTCTCCTACACAATCAGCTTTCGTCAGTGACTTCTGGGAAACAGTTGTTGGCTGTAAACCATGTCTGAACTGTGAGCCATCTGCAAATAGCACACTCAATGGCCAAATGTGCACTGGACAGGAAAAACTAACGTTTACAGACAAATTTTTCGATGTAACACAAGTAAGAGTGACATATAATGTGTATCAAGCTGTCTATGCAATTGCACATGCAATTCACAAAGTGCTTTATTGCCAAGGAGATAACAATCTTTCAAAAATGTGCTTAAATGTATCACAGATAACACCTAAACAGGTGAGCAAGttgattcattcttttttttatagCATACTTCAAACGTTTAAATTATACTTCATTCAAAGGTCAGCGATCAGTTGGAAAGAGTGAATTTTATAGATGAATATGGAGAAAATGTGTTCTTTGATGAGAATGGAGACCCGCCTGCATCATATGAGCTCATAAACTGGCAGCTAAATCAGGGAGAGGTGCAACATGTGACTGTGGGCTATTTCAGCAAATCCCCAGATGGAACATATAAACTTACAATTAAAGAGGATAACGTCCACTGGAGCACAGAAAATTTGGTACTTCACCGATTAAAGCATccttattcattttaatttactaTAAATTGGCTAACGTATGATCACTTGACAGATACCCAAAGCAGTGTGCTCAGACACCTGCCCGAAAGGCACAAGGAAAGCACAAATAAAAGGTCGGCCTGTTTGCTGCTTTGACTGCATCCCATGTGCTGATGGTTCAATATCAAATACAACCGGTACTGTTATCTAATTTAACTGTATAATTTTTACACAATTTAAACTAGCTAAATATTGTCATAATTGTAATTCTTTTATAGGAGCAGCAGACTGCACTCTTTGTCCTAAAGAATACTGGTCAAATGAAAGACGGGACAAGTGTCTTGTGAAAACAATAGAGTTTCTGTCGTATACAGAAACAATGGGAATAATTCTCACTGCTCTATCGCTATTTGGAGCCAGTCTTACAGTTGCAACTATGATTGTCTTCATACACTATAGAGAAACACCAATAGTGAAAGCTAACAACTCAGAGCTGAGCTCACTATTACTCTCTTCGTTGTTCTTTTGTTTCCTTTGTCCTCTTACATTCATTGGTGAGCCGACACATTGGTCATGTATGCTACGTCATACAGCTTTTGGGCTTACTTTTGCTCTCTGCATTTCTTGTGTTTTGGGGAAGACCATAGTAGTTGTCACAGCTTTCAGAGCCACATTACCAGGAAATAAATTGTCTGGTAAGTTTGGGCCAGTACAACAAAGAGCCATCGTGTTCTTATGCACTGCGATTCAAATAGTGATCTGTGCTTTATGGCTTCTAATAAAGCCACCATTTCCTGACAAGGCCCTCAGGTATGACCATAAAAAGATCATTTTAGAGTGCAACACTGGCTCGGATGCTGGATTTTATGCAGCTTTAGGATATGTTGGCCTTCTGTCAACAATCTGTTTGATTTTAGCATTTTTAGGAAGAAAACTTCCTGATAATTTTAATGAGGCCAAATTCATCTCATTCAGTATGCTCATATTTTGTGCTGTTTGGGTAACATTTATACCTGCATACATTAGTTCACCTGGCAAGTACACTGTTGCGGTGGAGATTTTTGCCATTTTGTCATCTGCCTTTGGATTGTTGCTATGTATATTTGCACCAAAATGTTTCATTATTCTCATTAAACCAGAGAGAAATACTAGAAAGCATGTCATGG contains:
- the olfcn1 gene encoding extracellular calcium-sensing receptor isoform X2, which codes for MCQLLRTFEMPNIFKVGDIMIGGIFPIFNKQENIIGSFERNMQRIKCTGFDLRAFRWIQSMMFAVDEINKNEELLPHISLGYKIMDSCASPTNVLRAVFSLVSEQKEQEFTSQCHLPLTALVAESGSSQSLAVAGMLGPFRVPMVSYFSTCACLSDRKKYPSFFRTIPSDFYQAKALASLVKQFGWTWIGALQSDNDYGRNGISAFTKEVEKMGVCIAFVGTILRTYPQSKITEVVEMIKESTVKVILAFVPEGDLYPLMKEVVNRNITGIQWIASEAWVTAARPSTPEMFKSFGGTVGFVVRKMAMLKLRPYLENISPYSPTQSAFVSDFWETVVGCKPCLNCEPSANSTLNGQMCTGQEKLTFTDKFFDVTQVRVTYNVYQAVYAIAHAIHKVLYCQGDNNLSKMCLNVSQITPKQVSDQLERVNFIDEYGENVFFDENGDPPASYELINWQLNQGEVQHVTVGYFSKSPDGTYKLTIKEDNVHWSTENLIPKAVCSDTCPKGTRKAQIKGRPVCCFDCIPCADGSISNTTGAADCTLCPKEYWSNERRDKCLVKTIEFLSYTETMGIILTALSLFGASLTVATMIVFIHYRETPIVKANNSELSSLLLSSLFFCFLCPLTFIGEPTHWSCMLRHTAFGLTFALCISCVLGKTIVVVTAFRATLPGNKLSGKFGPVQQRAIVFLCTAIQIVICALWLLIKPPFPDKALRYDHKKIILECNTGSDAGFYAALGYVGLLSTICLILAFLGRKLPDNFNEAKFISFSMLIFCAVWVTFIPAYISSPGKYTVAVEIFAILSSAFGLLLCIFAPKCFIILIKPERNTRKHVMGKSKTSL
- the olfcn1 gene encoding vomeronasal type-2 receptor 1 isoform X1; the protein is MRGTTVVLLALLTGALNSCCRSFNLRDDERQSEHSENRAVKDKKALTCTARYLLFSCHGYLVENGQFTRMMILSEEKLEVILMQGIILRHPKLCLCEVLDMRFLCGQNKVEPNQPPVLGCKDFNQPLHSLKHSHVYFVLMKYDLKNGNFLSSSGTNGHQIMCELNVKNLKNGDFSGSSWTYGLHIMCELNVKNCNGGMGCVCFTVYIYMAAEDQVNVTDRLCIRSGAWLTTANFTESYNAQRLTIWCKAAVKLSRPAVKVLNGTFIKQTEDWTIPSLICLFTTLHCQLILSHNHLCMISLMRGSGDCKGTYRSVVYQLIWTVSLKKLKELNRMANSSSILNMHTCTDMWNPKEISLLQWQICTLLCKGLVHQWIMRALLITASLFLISQTAVVTAVSYTQRFDLRAFRWIQSMMFAVDEINKNEELLPHISLGYKIMDSCASPTNVLRAVFSLVSEQKEQEFTSQCHLPLTALVAESGSSQSLAVAGMLGPFRVPMVSYFSTCACLSDRKKYPSFFRTIPSDFYQAKALASLVKQFGWTWIGALQSDNDYGRNGISAFTKEVEKMGVCIAFVGTILRTYPQSKITEVVEMIKESTVKVILAFVPEGDLYPLMKEVVNRNITGIQWIASEAWVTAARPSTPEMFKSFGGTVGFVVRKMAMLKLRPYLENISPYSPTQSAFVSDFWETVVGCKPCLNCEPSANSTLNGQMCTGQEKLTFTDKFFDVTQVRVTYNVYQAVYAIAHAIHKVLYCQGDNNLSKMCLNVSQITPKQVSDQLERVNFIDEYGENVFFDENGDPPASYELINWQLNQGEVQHVTVGYFSKSPDGTYKLTIKEDNVHWSTENLIPKAVCSDTCPKGTRKAQIKGRPVCCFDCIPCADGSISNTTGAADCTLCPKEYWSNERRDKCLVKTIEFLSYTETMGIILTALSLFGASLTVATMIVFIHYRETPIVKANNSELSSLLLSSLFFCFLCPLTFIGEPTHWSCMLRHTAFGLTFALCISCVLGKTIVVVTAFRATLPGNKLSGKFGPVQQRAIVFLCTAIQIVICALWLLIKPPFPDKALRYDHKKIILECNTGSDAGFYAALGYVGLLSTICLILAFLGRKLPDNFNEAKFISFSMLIFCAVWVTFIPAYISSPGKYTVAVEIFAILSSAFGLLLCIFAPKCFIILIKPERNTRKHVMGKSKTSL